Below is a window of Streptomyces sp. NBC_01429 DNA.
GGGCGGTCGGTGCTGCTGTTCCGGGTGTGCGCGTAGGACGCGGGGTGAGTGTCCGAACAACCGGTATGAAGGTATGGCTTCGGCCGCCGCCTGTGGAAAACCCCGTGAGCCATGTCAGTGGTGAACCGTAGGCTCGCCCCTGATGACCGATACATACGCAGCCACCGACGCTGCCTCCCGGAAACCGTCCGCCGTGCGCACGTTGCTGCGGCTCTGGCCGTACGTACGGCCGGTGCGCGGGCGTCTCTTCGGCGCGGCGTTCGTGGCGGTCGTCGCGTCCTGCCTCGGCCTGGTGATCCCGCTCGTGCTGAAGTGGATGGTGGACGGTCCGGTCACCGACCGGGACCCCGGAGGTGTCTGGCTGGGGGCGCTGGTGCTGCTGGCGCTGGGGATCGTGGAGGCGGTGCTGTTCGGCCTGCGCCGCTGGCTGGTGGCCAGGCCGCTGGCCGGGGTGGAGGCGGCGATGCGGGCCGATCTCTACCGTCATCTGCAACGGCTGCCGGTGGCCTTCCACGACCGGTGGCCCTCGGGTCAGCTGCTGTCGCGCGGGACGACGGATCTGATGCTGCTGCGGATGTTCCTGGCCTTCCCGCTGACCTTCCTGCTGGTCAACTCCACCACGATCCTGGTCGGCTTCGTCATTCTGCTGATACAGGAGTGGACGCTGGGGCTGGTGCTGCTGGCGCCCGTGGTCCCGCTGGTCATCCTCTGTTCGCTCTTCGAGGCGCGGTACGCGCTGGTCGCGCGGCAGGCGCAGGACCAGGTGGGTGATCTGACGACGGTGGTCGAGGAGGGGGTCCTCGGCATCCGGATCATCAAGGGCTTCGGACGCCACCAGAGCCAGTCCCTCGCCTTCCGCGCGCTCACCCGGCGGCTGCGCGGCACGGAGCTGGGCAAGGCGCGGCTGCTGGCGGGCATCTGGGGCCTGATCATGACGATCCCGGAGCTGGCGATCGGCGCGGCGCTGGTGCTGGGCACGATCCAGGTGGCGGACGGCGGGCTCTCGGCGGGCACGCTGGTGGCGTTCCTGTCGACCGCGCTCGCACTGCGGTGGCCGGTGGAGTCGATCGGGTTCCTGCTGGCGATCAGCCAGGAGTCGGCGACGGCGACCACGCGGTTCTTCGAAGTGATGGACGTGCCGGAGGAGACCGAGCCCGCGGGGACCGGGGCGGGCGCGGCGGGCGCCGCGACCGCGGCGGGGACGTCCGTTGGGGACGGGCTGCGCTTCGAGGGCGTCTCGTTCCGGTATCCGGAAGAGGACCAGGGCGCGGAGTCCGTGCCCGTACTGACCGGGATAGATCTGCACATCAGACCCGGCGAGACCATGGCCCTGGTCGGCGCCACCGGATCGGGCAAGACGACGCTGACCGCGCTCGTCCCCCGGCTGCACGAAGTGACGTCCGGGCGGATCACCCTGGACGGCGAGGACATCGCCCTGATGGAGCGGCGGCGGCTGCGCGAGCTGGTGTCGGTGGCGTTCGAGGAGCCGACGCTGTTCTCCGCGAGCGTCGGGGAGAACGTGCTGATGGGCAGGGCCGACGCCGACGAGGACGCGCTGGACCGGGCCCTGGACGTGGCGCAGGCGGGGTTCGTCAGGGATCTCCCCGAGGGGATCGGCACCGAGGTCGGCGAGCAGGGCCACAGCCTCTCCGGCGGTCAGCGCCAGCGGCTGGCGCTGGCGCGCGCGGTGGTGGGCCGGCCGCGCTTCCTGGTGCTGGACGATCCGCTGTCCGCGCTGGACGTGCACACGGAGGCACTGGTGGAGGCGGCGCTGCGGCGCGTCCTGCGGGAGACCACGGCGCTGGTGGTGGCGCACCGGCCGTCGACCGTGCTGCTCGCGGACCGGGTGGCGCTGCTGTCGGAGGGGCGGATCGCCGCGGTGGGCACCCATCAGGAGCTGCTGCGGAGCAGTACGGAGTACGCGTGGCTGATGGCCGGGGCGGCGCCGGACGCCGAGACCCCGGCGAAGAGCACGGCAGGGGCCGGGGCCGTTGAGGGGAGCGAGTGATGACGACATCGACCAGTACGGGGCCGGACGGCGCCACCGCGCCCGCGCGGCCGTCCGCCACGGCGCCCGCGCCCACGTCCACGCCCGTCGTGGACTCCCCCGCCCCGGACTGCTTCGTCCGCGACGATCTGCCGACGGCCGACGGCGCGACCGGCGCGCTGCTGCGGTCGCTGCTGGCCACCCGCCGTACGCGCGTGGCCGTTGCCGCGCTGCTTCTGCTGCTCCAGCAGGCCGCCGCCCAGACCGGCCCGCTGCTCGTCGCGTACGCCATCGACCGGGGGGTGCCGGCCTTCCGGGACGGCGACCACGGCCCGCTGTACGCGGTGGGCGCGGGGTATCTGATCTGCGCGCTGGGTTCCGGCGCGTTCCAGTACGCGTTCGTCCGGGCCGCCGCCCGGATCAACCAGGACGTGCTCCTCGATCTGCGCGGCCGTATCTTCCGCCATGCGCAGATGCTCAGCGTGGACTTCCACGAGCGGTACACCTCCGGCAGGCTGATCTCCCGGTCGACCACCGATGTGGAGTCCCTGCGCGAGCTGCTGAGCGAGGGCCTCCAGGAACTCATCGGCGTGGTGCTGTCGTTCGTCTACATCTCGGCGATGCTGCTCTATCTGGACCTGGGGCTCGGCGCGACGGCCGTGCTCTCCTTCGTACCTCTGTATCTGCTGGTGCGGCTCTACCAGCGCCGGTCCGCGCTGGTCTTCGGCCGGCGCTCCACCGCGATCGCCGCCGTCATCGTCAAGTTCGCGGAGACGATGAACGGCATCAGGCCGGTGCAGGCGTTCCGGCGCGAGCGCGCCAACGACGCGGCGTTCCTGACGCTCAACCGGACCCATGAGCGGAGCAACGGGGACTCGCTGCTGGAGATGGCCCGCTATGTGGTCGGTTCGCGGCTCGTCGCGAACGTCACCGTCGCCGGGCTGGTCCTGTGGGGCGCCTACCGGGTGGCGGACGGCACGCTGGCGCTCGGTGTGCTGGCGGCGGTGGTGCTGTATCTGCGGCGGCTCTACGAACCGATCGACCGGCTGGGGATGTTCCTCAACTCGTACCAGTCTGCCGGCGCCTCGCTGGAGAAGATCGCCGGTCTGCTGGCCCAGACGCCGTCCGTGCCCGAGCCGGCCGCCCCCCGGCCGCTGCCCGCGCTCACCGGTGAACTCCCGGGGCGCGAGGCCGTCTTCGAGTCGGTGGCGTTCTCGTACCGTACGGGCGGGGAGGTCCTGCCCCGGTTCGATCTGAGGGTCCCGGCCGGACAGACGGTCGCGGTGGTCGGCTCGACGGGCGCTGGCAAGTCCACGCTCGCCAAGCTGCTGGCCCGGTTCTACGATCCGACGGAGGGCCGGGTGCTGCTCGACGGGGTCGATCTGCGCGATCTGGAGACGGCCGAACTGCGGCGCGGTGTGGTGATGGTGACCCAGGAGGCGTTCCTGTTCTCCGGCACGGTCGCCGAGAACATCGCCGTCGGCCGCCCCGACGCCTCGCGTGCGGAGATCGAGCGCGCGGCCAAGGCCATCGGCGCCCACGACTTCATCAGCGGCCTGCCCGACGGCTACGACACGGACGTGCGCAAACGGGGCGGCCGCATCTCCGCGGGCCAGCGCCAACTGGTCGGCTTCGCGCGCGCGTTGCTGGCCGACCCGGCCGTCCTCATCCTCGACGAGGCGACCAGCTCGCTCGACATACCGGGCGAGCGCGCGGTCCAGCGCGCGATGGACACCGTTCTGCACGGCCGTACGGCGGTGCTGATCGCGCACCGGCTCTCCACGGTCGAGATCGCCGACCGGGTGCTGGTCATGGAGCACGGCCGTGTCGTGGAGGACGGCGCCCCGGCCGACCTGATCGCGGGCACGGGCCGCTTCGCCGACCTGCACCGCGCCTGGCGGGACAGCCTGGTCTGAGCCGTCGATCGCGCGCGCCTCCTGGACGGGCGGCGGGCATGGATCCGGCCCACCGGGTCGGCGGGGCCACCGGCCCGTTCCGTAGGATCGGGCCGTGACAAAGGGGACGGGAACGGCGACGGACACGGGGACGGATACGGGCTGGGCGTCGCCGACATGGATCGAGTCGCTGCTGAGCGAGGCGGCGGCGCGCGGGGACGGGGACGGGGTGCTCGACGCGCTCGCGCGCGGCCGGCTCCGTCTGCTCACCGCCCGGCTGCACGCCGACACCCCCGGCCACACCGCCGCGCTGCCGTCGCAGCGCGATCCCGCGACAGGCCGTACCTGCGTCCCGGTGCTGACCTCGGGCATGGTGCCGCCCTGGCATCCGGAGTGGGTCTTCCGGCGGACCTCCCTCGCCGAACTCGCCCACCGCTGGCCCCACGACAAGCGGTGGCTGGGGGTGAACCTTGGCACCCCGTACGCGACGGTCGTCGACGCCCGCCCCGCGCGGCGCAAGGCGTGGCCGGCGGCGGAGTCGCGGTCCGGCGGACCGCCGGCCGGACTGCTGCTGACGCACGGCGGCGGCCCCACGCACGGACCGGTGGCCCACGGTCTGGCCGTCGGCGCCCATCTCGCCGTGCACAACAGCCTCTTCTGGAACCAGCTCGGCGCCGCCTACCTGGACTACGAGACGGACATCGCCCGGCTGCGCGACCCGTGGGGAGTCACCCACCGCGCCGGCTACCGGCGGACGCTCGACTCGCTGATGGCCACCCGGCTGATGGGCCGTGCTCCCGAGTCCGTCCTGCGGACCCGGCTCGGTCTCGTCCGCAGGCTGAAGCGCGCCCCGACGCGCCAGGAGTGGGCCGACGGCGTCACGGGGGCGCTGGTCCAACGCGGCGCGTCCGCCGCCGACCTCGCGGAGGCCGAGGAGTGGCTGCGGCGCGTCGTCGACTGCGAGGACCGTTTCCGGGCCGAGGGCTTCCTCGCGCCGGACGGGCGGATCGACACCCTGGCCGCCTTCGACTACGGACGGGCCGTCAACGTCGTACGGCTGGCGCTGGGCGCGCGCTACTGCGATCCGGCGGAGGCCGGGCAGGCCGTGGTGCGGATCGGTGAACTCGCCCGGCGGGCCTACGGATCCTGGGCGGAGTTCTCCCTCGGCTACGGGCTGGCCCGGGTGATCCACTACGCCGGGGACGAGGAGGCGGAGATCACCCGCGAGGAGTCGCTCGCCCAGCACCGCATCCTCACCCAGGACCCCACGAGCCCTTACCGGAACATCCCGTGGTCATGAACCAGCGGCCGCCCCGTCCCTTCCCCCAGCACCCGGCGTACGCGGCGCCCTGGGTGCCGCCGTCGGAGACCGAGCAGCTGCTGTACGAGGCGGGCGCGCGCGGCGACGTGGAGGCGCAACTGCGGGTGCTGGCGGGCGCGGAGCTGTACATCGGCGCGCCGAAGGCCGAGGCCGACGCAGAGCCCGGCATGGTCACCTGGCGCCCGCACCGGGACGCGACGGGGCTGGTCGGCAAGCCGGTGCTCACCCGGGGCATGCTGCCGCCGTGGCATCCCGAGTGGGTGTTCCACGGGGTCACCCTCAAGTGGATCGCCACGTTCGAGTGGCGGGACCCGAGGCAGCCGCTGATCGTCAACGGCGGCACCCCGGGCCAGCTCCTGCTGCCCGCCACGCCCCGGCACCGCGCGCTGTGGCTGCGCTGCTACGCGGAGCACGACCGCCCCGACGGAGACCGGCTGATCGCGCTGCGGCACGGCGCGCTGCACGGGCCGCTCGCCTACGGCCTGGCCTGCGGCGTGCATCTGGCGATCGGGCACGGGGTGCCGTGGAACGAGGTGGGCACGGTCTGCTTCGAGTACTCCACCGAGCGCGAACTGCTCCGCGATTCCTGGGGCATCACCGAACGTACCGGCTGGCAGAAGCAGTTGAACCTCCTGCTGGACGGGCGCAACAGCCCGGCGGAGACCGATTTCGTCCTGCGGGTGCGCGAGGAGCTGCGGACCGGCCTCGGCGAGCCGCCGCCCGCCGAGCTGTGGCGCGAGACGGCGGCCGGCCACGCGCAGGACCTGGGGGTGGGCCAGGACGCGGTCGTGCGCATCGAGGAGCTGGTGCGGCGCGTCATCCGGTACGAGGCCCGGTTCCGCGCGGACGGACTGCTGCCGCCGGACGGCAGGGTCGTCACCGCGGTCGCCTACGACTACGGACGCGCGGTGAACCTGGCGCGCTGGGGGCTGTCCGCCAGATTCTGCGACCCGCACGAGGCGGAGCAGGCGATCGTGTACGCCGGGGCGCTGAGCAAGTCGGCCTACGGCTCGTGGGAGGAGTTCTCGGCGGCGTACGCGCTGGGCCGGGTGCTGCGCTTCGACGACGAGGAGTACGGCTCGTACTACGAGCAGACCGTCGTGGCCCACCGGCTCCTGACGGAGCACGAGGGCAGCCCGTGGCGGAACATCCCCTGGCGCTGATTCCGCCCGCCCGCTCCCGTCGCCTCCTCGTGAGATGCCCTATGCCATACGTGTCTCTTCACGACTTGCGCAAATAGCGATCTATACGCGAATTTTGCCAGATCGAGAGAGTGACCGGTGTGTCGCATTACCGATTCTTGGTTCTCTTGCAAATCTTTTGCCCGTCAGCACAGGTCATTCAGCACAGGTCCCGAACTCGCGACGGGCGAGTTCTGTCATCAGGGAGAGCCATGCGCTACGGCACTGCTTTGCGCGAAGCGGTCGCAACGCCTCGCACCACCCCGCTCATCGGAATTTACGACATGTACTCGGCCTCTATCGCGGCCCAGCACTACAACGGATTCTTCGTCTCCGGATTCGGTTTCGCCGCGTCGCATTACGGGCTCCCGGACATCGGTTACATCGCCTGGCCCGACATGGTCGCCTTCGCGGGCCGGCTCCGGATGGCCTTCCCCCACCACCACATGCTCGTCGACATCGACGACGGCTATGTGGACCCGGAGGTCGCCTGCCATGTGGTGCGGCAACTGGAGAGCATCGGGGCGTCCGGGGTGATCCTGGAGGACCAGAAGCGGCCCCGCCGCTGCGGGCACGCCGACGGCAAGCTGATCCTGCCGCTGGAGGAGTACCTGGAGAAGCTCGACCTGGTGCTGCGCAGCAGGGAGGACCTCCTCGTGGTGGCCCGTACGGACGCCACGGAGGAGGCGGAGATCGTACGGCGCGCGGAGGCCCTGTCGCGGACCGACGCGGACGTCATCCTCGTCGACGGGGTGCGCAGCGTCGAGTGGATCCGCCGGATCCGCGCGGTGGTCGGTGACAAGCCCCTGCTGTTCAATCAGATCGCGGGCGGCAAGTCGCCGCGGCTCTCGCTCTCGGAACTCTCCGAGCTGGGTGTCGATGTGGCCATCTACAGCACCCCGTGCCTTTTCGCCGCGCACGGCGCGATCGACGGCGCGCTGATCGATCTGAAGATGTCCGACGGGCGGCTCCCGGATTCCCGGGAGACCGGCGCCATCGGGGTGAAGGGTTCCACGGAACTGCTGGAGAAGAACATCAGCAGGCATCACCTCGGGCGGCACCCGGACCCGGAATCCGTCCCGGTCCCGGTATCGGTCTGATCCGGTATTCCCTCTCGTGTCGACGAATCCCTTTCGGCCGGGCACCGGCCGGCATCGCATGACGGAGAAGGGGCCACGTCCGACGCGCGCGTCCGCCAAGGGCGTCGCCGTCGCCGCGGGCATCCTCTGCGGCGGCGCCGGCGCCGGTCTCGCACAGGCCGACGAGCCTCCCCCGCCGACCGCGCTGATCGCCGGCCGGAACGTCGGCCTCCTGGTGATCGACAACTCCCACGCGGACTCCTGGCTGGAGATCGACCGGACGCTCAACTTCCTGATCGGCGCCAAGGGGACGGCGGGCAGCGACCACGACGGGGGCGGCGGCGCCATCGACGTACAGGCCGGGGAGAGCACGGCCCCGGCCGCGCCCCCGGCCACCGGTACCGACGGCGGTACGGCCGGCGGCGGGTCGGGCAGTTGGATCCCGCT
It encodes the following:
- a CDS encoding ABC transporter ATP-binding protein; amino-acid sequence: MTDTYAATDAASRKPSAVRTLLRLWPYVRPVRGRLFGAAFVAVVASCLGLVIPLVLKWMVDGPVTDRDPGGVWLGALVLLALGIVEAVLFGLRRWLVARPLAGVEAAMRADLYRHLQRLPVAFHDRWPSGQLLSRGTTDLMLLRMFLAFPLTFLLVNSTTILVGFVILLIQEWTLGLVLLAPVVPLVILCSLFEARYALVARQAQDQVGDLTTVVEEGVLGIRIIKGFGRHQSQSLAFRALTRRLRGTELGKARLLAGIWGLIMTIPELAIGAALVLGTIQVADGGLSAGTLVAFLSTALALRWPVESIGFLLAISQESATATTRFFEVMDVPEETEPAGTGAGAAGAATAAGTSVGDGLRFEGVSFRYPEEDQGAESVPVLTGIDLHIRPGETMALVGATGSGKTTLTALVPRLHEVTSGRITLDGEDIALMERRRLRELVSVAFEEPTLFSASVGENVLMGRADADEDALDRALDVAQAGFVRDLPEGIGTEVGEQGHSLSGGQRQRLALARAVVGRPRFLVLDDPLSALDVHTEALVEAALRRVLRETTALVVAHRPSTVLLADRVALLSEGRIAAVGTHQELLRSSTEYAWLMAGAAPDAETPAKSTAGAGAVEGSE
- a CDS encoding ABC transporter ATP-binding protein, which translates into the protein MTTSTSTGPDGATAPARPSATAPAPTSTPVVDSPAPDCFVRDDLPTADGATGALLRSLLATRRTRVAVAALLLLLQQAAAQTGPLLVAYAIDRGVPAFRDGDHGPLYAVGAGYLICALGSGAFQYAFVRAAARINQDVLLDLRGRIFRHAQMLSVDFHERYTSGRLISRSTTDVESLRELLSEGLQELIGVVLSFVYISAMLLYLDLGLGATAVLSFVPLYLLVRLYQRRSALVFGRRSTAIAAVIVKFAETMNGIRPVQAFRRERANDAAFLTLNRTHERSNGDSLLEMARYVVGSRLVANVTVAGLVLWGAYRVADGTLALGVLAAVVLYLRRLYEPIDRLGMFLNSYQSAGASLEKIAGLLAQTPSVPEPAAPRPLPALTGELPGREAVFESVAFSYRTGGEVLPRFDLRVPAGQTVAVVGSTGAGKSTLAKLLARFYDPTEGRVLLDGVDLRDLETAELRRGVVMVTQEAFLFSGTVAENIAVGRPDASRAEIERAAKAIGAHDFISGLPDGYDTDVRKRGGRISAGQRQLVGFARALLADPAVLILDEATSSLDIPGERAVQRAMDTVLHGRTAVLIAHRLSTVEIADRVLVMEHGRVVEDGAPADLIAGTGRFADLHRAWRDSLV
- a CDS encoding isocitrate lyase/PEP mutase family protein, whose protein sequence is MRYGTALREAVATPRTTPLIGIYDMYSASIAAQHYNGFFVSGFGFAASHYGLPDIGYIAWPDMVAFAGRLRMAFPHHHMLVDIDDGYVDPEVACHVVRQLESIGASGVILEDQKRPRRCGHADGKLILPLEEYLEKLDLVLRSREDLLVVARTDATEEAEIVRRAEALSRTDADVILVDGVRSVEWIRRIRAVVGDKPLLFNQIAGGKSPRLSLSELSELGVDVAIYSTPCLFAAHGAIDGALIDLKMSDGRLPDSRETGAIGVKGSTELLEKNISRHHLGRHPDPESVPVPVSV
- a CDS encoding DUF1266 domain-containing protein, whose amino-acid sequence is MTKGTGTATDTGTDTGWASPTWIESLLSEAAARGDGDGVLDALARGRLRLLTARLHADTPGHTAALPSQRDPATGRTCVPVLTSGMVPPWHPEWVFRRTSLAELAHRWPHDKRWLGVNLGTPYATVVDARPARRKAWPAAESRSGGPPAGLLLTHGGGPTHGPVAHGLAVGAHLAVHNSLFWNQLGAAYLDYETDIARLRDPWGVTHRAGYRRTLDSLMATRLMGRAPESVLRTRLGLVRRLKRAPTRQEWADGVTGALVQRGASAADLAEAEEWLRRVVDCEDRFRAEGFLAPDGRIDTLAAFDYGRAVNVVRLALGARYCDPAEAGQAVVRIGELARRAYGSWAEFSLGYGLARVIHYAGDEEAEITREESLAQHRILTQDPTSPYRNIPWS
- a CDS encoding DUF1266 domain-containing protein, with translation MNQRPPRPFPQHPAYAAPWVPPSETEQLLYEAGARGDVEAQLRVLAGAELYIGAPKAEADAEPGMVTWRPHRDATGLVGKPVLTRGMLPPWHPEWVFHGVTLKWIATFEWRDPRQPLIVNGGTPGQLLLPATPRHRALWLRCYAEHDRPDGDRLIALRHGALHGPLAYGLACGVHLAIGHGVPWNEVGTVCFEYSTERELLRDSWGITERTGWQKQLNLLLDGRNSPAETDFVLRVREELRTGLGEPPPAELWRETAAGHAQDLGVGQDAVVRIEELVRRVIRYEARFRADGLLPPDGRVVTAVAYDYGRAVNLARWGLSARFCDPHEAEQAIVYAGALSKSAYGSWEEFSAAYALGRVLRFDDEEYGSYYEQTVVAHRLLTEHEGSPWRNIPWR